In Isosphaera pallida ATCC 43644, the sequence TTGGGGGCGTCCTGTTGGTTGGGATCGCTAGCCGGTTGTGGCGGAGAGGGATCGGGCATCGCCTCCTCCTCGGGCGACGGGACGCTGTCTGATGAGGGGCCGATCGGTCCCGACGGCAAGCCGACACCTCGGAAGGTGGAGCTGCTGCTCAACTGGTATCCCGAGGCCGAACATGGCGGCTTCTTCGCCGCCGAGGCGCTGGGGTTTTACCGCGAGGAGAACCTCGACGTGACTATCGTGGACGGTGGACCGGGCAAGCCGGTCTCGCCCCAGGTCGATCAGGGTCGGTTCGCCTTTGGAATCGAGAACGCGGATCGGATTTTGGTCTTCCGGGCGCGGGGGGCCGACGTGGTGGCATTGTTTGCGCCGTTGCACACGAGTCCGCGCTGCATTTTGGTCCATGAGGAGTCCGGGATCACCAAGCTGGAGGATTTGGCCAATCTGACGCTGGCGATGAACGACGACGATCCGTTCGCCAAGTTTATGAGAGCCAAGTTGCCATTGCCTGGCGTGGAGGTGGTGGCCTACACCGGCGGGGTCAAGGCGTTTTTGGCGCGGAAGGATTTCGCGCAACAGGGCTACGTCTTCAGCGAGCCGATCCTGGCGCGGCGTGGCGGGGCCAAGCCACGGGTGTTGCTGG encodes:
- a CDS encoding ABC transporter substrate-binding protein; the encoded protein is MERATTRRRFLSGVAAGLGASCWLGSLAGCGGEGSGIASSSGDGTLSDEGPIGPDGKPTPRKVELLLNWYPEAEHGGFFAAEALGFYREENLDVTIVDGGPGKPVSPQVDQGRFAFGIENADRILVFRARGADVVALFAPLHTSPRCILVHEESGITKLEDLANLTLAMNDDDPFAKFMRAKLPLPGVEVVAYTGGVKAFLARKDFAQQGYVFSEPILARRGGAKPRVLLVSDLGFNPYTSVLIARTETTRRAAAVVKAMVRASSRGWLAYLKDPAPINARIAARNPEMTEDFLAESAAALRPFCDDPATTDARRFGTMDPARWLELRDQLASLGFFESSAVDPAAAVFDAFGSPPPNGSVSANGSGVSSSNRLEQRPLSSARFKV